From a single Raphanus sativus cultivar WK10039 chromosome 3, ASM80110v3, whole genome shotgun sequence genomic region:
- the LOC108816262 gene encoding uncharacterized protein LOC108816262 translates to MKSEQELQSSTQASQESQGEQKLNQSIDAPPIQDAVSVSASSNDSRKVSRQDIELVQNLIERCLQLYMNKEEVVKTLLTRARIEPAFTSLVWQKLEEGNAEFFRAYYIRLKLKKQIVIFNQLLEHQYHLMKYPPVPPKIPLAPMPNGMHPMAPVVGMQIGYPVLQHPQMHVQGHPHIAAATAMSSCHVVNGVPAPAHLQPLRMNSTNENVEDANLQVVPPSSGEMAVSPACVASSGHFPFADSDMVMDTSVLDSEFTADVVGADGGGGGAGDTTELFDQIPWDFSLSDLTADLSNWRK, encoded by the exons ATGAAGAGCGAACAG GAACTACAATCTTCCACTCAAGCTTCACAAGAGTCCCAAGGTGAACAGAAACTTAACCAATCAATAGATGCTCCTCCTATACAAGATGCCGTTTCTGTATCTGCTTCAAGCAATGATAGTAGGAAAGTCTCAAGACAAGATATTGAACTC GTCCAGAATTTGATAGAAAGATGTCTTCAGTTGTACATGAACAAAGAAGAGGTGGTGAAGACCCTCTTGACTCGGGCAAGGATAGAACCTGCCTTTACTAGCTTGG TTTGGCAGAAACTAGAAGAAGGAAACGCAGAGTTTTTCAGGGCTTATTACATAAGGTTGAAGCTAAAGAAGCAAATAGTTATATTCAATCAGTTGCTTGAGCACCAGTACCATCTCATGAAGTATCCTCCTGTTCCTCCAAAGATTCCTCTGGCACCTATGCCAAACGGAATGCATCCCATGGCACCTG TAGTTGGCATGCAAATAGGATATCCAGTACTACAACATCCTCAAATGCATGTTCAAGGCCATCCCCATATCGCTGCTGCAACCGCAATGTCAAGCTGCCATGTTGTTAACGGAGTCCCTGCACCTGCGCATCTCCAGCCATTGAGGATGAACTCAACGAATGA AAACGTGGAAGATGCAAATCTTCAAGTGGTTCCACCAAGCAGTGGTGAGATGGCAGTGAGTCCAGCTTGTGTGGCATCAAGCGGACACTTTCCATTTGCTGATTCAGACATGGTAATGGACACTTCAGTGCTTGATTCTGAGTTCACTGCTGATGTTGTTGGAgcagatggaggaggaggaggagctggGGATACCACAGAGTTATTTGATCAGATTCCCTGGGATTTTAGCCTTTCTGATCTCACTGCAGATCTGTCAAACTGGAGAAAATGA
- the LOC108844104 gene encoding delta-9 acyl-lipid desaturase 2 — protein MSVTSTVEENHRKKPYSSEKEAEKRRQRWVFWGRKWRRLDYVKLTASLFVHSMALLAPFYFSWSALWVTFLFYTIGGLGITVSYHRNLAHRSFKVPKWLEYLLAYCALLAIQGDPIDWVSTHRYHHQFTDSERDPHSPKEGFWFSHLLWIYDSAYLVSKCGRRTNVEDLKKQWFYRFLQKTVMFHILGLGLILYYLGGMSFVTWGMGVGAALEVHVTCFINSICHIWGTRTWKTNDTSRNVWWLSVFSFGESWHNNHHAFESSARQGLEWWQIDISWYIVRSLEIVGLAYDVKLPTESQRRRMAIVR, from the exons ATGTCGGTGACATCCACGGTGGAGGAGAACCACCGTAAAAAGCCTTATTCGTCGGAGAAAGAGGCGGAGAAGAGGAGACAGAGATGGGTGTTTTGGGGGAGAAAGTGGAGGAGATTAGATTACGTCAAACTAACAGCTTCACTGTTTGTGCATTCAATGGCTCTCTTGGCGCCGTTTTATTTCAGCTGGTCGGCTCTTTGGGTAACGTTTTTGTTCTATACGATTGGTGGTCTTGGTATTACGGTGTCGTATCACCGGAACTTGGCTCACCGGAGTTTCAAAGTCCCTAAATGGCTTGAGTATCTCTTAGCCTATTGTGCCCTTCTCGCCATTCAG ggaGATCCGATCGATTGGGTGAGTACTCATCGATATCATCACCAGTTTACAGATTCAGAAAGAGATCCACATAGTCCTAAAGAAGGCTTTTGGTTTAGTCATCTTCTGTGGATTTATGATTCTGCATATCTTGTTTCAAAG TGTGGAAGAAGAACAAACGTGGAGGATTTGAAGAAGCAATGGTTCTATAGGTTCCTTCAAAAAACGGTGATGTTTCATATTCTAGGACTTGGTCTCATTCTCTACTATCTTGGTGGCATGTCCTTCGTTACTTGGGGAATG GGTGTAGGAGCAGCATTGGAGGTGCACGTGACTTGCTTCATCAACTCCATCTGCCACATTTGGGGCACTCGGACATGGAAAACCAATGACACTTCTCGTAATGTTTG gtgGCTATCTGTGTTTTCATTTGGAGAAAGTTGGCACAACAACCACCATGCGTTCGAGTCGTCGGCGAGGCAAGGACTTGAATGGTGGCAAATAGACATCTCTTGGTACATTGTTCGGTCACTTGAGATTGTTGGGTTAGCATATGATGTGAAACTCCCGACGGAATCTCAAAGACGTAGGATGGCTATTGTCCGTTGA
- the LOC130509299 gene encoding hydroxyacylglutathione hydrolase 2, mitochondrial — protein sequence MQTISKASSAISFFRCSRKLTSEPCVRQLHIRKGLVCRVMKLVSSPLRTLRGAGKSIRVSSFCSVSSNPSSLQIEMVPCLKDNYAYILHDEDTGTVGVVDPSEAEPVIDSLQRSGRNLTYILNTHHHYDHTGGNLELKDRYGAKVIGSALDRDRIPGIDIALKDGEKWMFAGHEVHVMDTPGHTKGHISLYFPGSRAIFSGDTLFSLSCGKLFEGTPKQMLASLKKIISLPDDTSIYCGHEYTLSNSKFALSIEPNNEVLQSYAAHVAELRKKKLPTIPTTLKMEKACNPFLRSSNTDIRRALGISETADEAEALAIIREAKDNFKA from the exons ATGCAAACCATCTCCAAAGCTTCTTCTGCTATCTCCTTCTTTCGATGTTCCAGG AAGCTAACAAGTGAGCCATGTGTGAGGCAGCTTCACATCCGAAAGGGTCTCGTCTGCAGAGTCATGAAGCTTGTCTCTTCACCTCTTAGGACTCTCCGCGGTGCTGGCAAATCTATTCGAGTCTCCAGTTTCTGCAGTGTCTCCTCCAATCCCTCCTCATTGCAGATTGAGATG GTGCCTTGTCTTAAAGACAACTACGCTTACATTTTGCATGATGAGGATACTGGCACAGTTGGGGTGGTTGACCCTTCTGAAGCTGAACCTGTGATTGATTCTTTGCAGAGGAGTGGTCGTAACCTAACGTATATATTGAATACGCATCATCATTATGATCATACTGGTGGGAATCTTGAATTGAAAGACAGGTACGGTGCAAAG GTGATTGGCTCAGCTTTAGATAGAGATCGGATACCTGGGATTGATATAGCCTTGAAGGATGGTGAAAAGTGGATGTTTGCTGGTCATGAAGTCCATGTTATGGATACTCCTGGCCACACAAAAG GCCATATCAGTTTATACTTTCCAGGATCAAGAGCTATCTTCTCTGGGGACACCTTGTTTAGCTTATCATGTGGTAAACTCTTTGAAGGTACCCCTAAGCAG ATGCTTGCTTCTCTCAAAAAGATCATATCTTTACCAGATGACACAAGCATATACTGTGGTCATGAATACACACTG agtaaCTCCAAGTTTGCATTGTCTATAGAGCCAAACAACGAAGTACTTCAGTCT TATGCAGCTCATGTTGCAGAGCTCCGTAAAAAGAAATTACCTacg ATTCCAACAACACTGAAGATGGAGAAAGCTTGTAACCCATTCCTCCGCAGTTCGAATACAGATATTCGTCGAGCTTTAGGTATTTCAGAGACTGCAGATGAAGCAGAAGCTTTGGCTATTATCCGAGAAGCAAAGGATAATTTCAAAGCTTAG